A region of Methyloversatilis discipulorum DNA encodes the following proteins:
- a CDS encoding [protein-PII] uridylyltransferase, with protein MNGPADSDALRQLAGALRSELAASQLEFRTRFEQDGNSSRMLAARARAVDNALRRLWAAVGLPRTAALIAVGGYGRGELYPASDVDVLFLTPSEVSADIEAKLEHLVGLLWDIGLDIGHSVRSVAQCVDEASRDITVETTLLEARLLAGSRKLFRELSDTLEAQRDPGAFFKAKRLEQDERHQRYQETPYSLEPNCKESPGGLRDLQVIQWIARASKLGASWAELAARGLITTEEARQLARVERFMRDTRVRLHLIARRREDRLIFDHQEAMAAAFGLAATPTRRASEVFMQRYYRSAKTITQLNTILLQNISAALFPADESAVLPINARFQSSRELLDVVDEQVFEREPSALLECFTLLQRHSELKGMTARTLRGLWRARRMIDAKFRRDPKNRALFLSLFQQTRGLVHEIRRMNQYGILGRYLPAFGRIVGQMQHDLFHVYTVDQHILQVMRNVRRFTMSEHAHEYPLLSRLITGFERRWLLYLSALFHDIAKGRGGDHSQLGMRDARLFCRQHDLSPVDTDLVVFLVEHHLSMSSVAQKQDLSDPDVIRDFARVVKSERRLTALYILTHADIRGTSPKVWNAWRGKLLEDLYFSTLRVLQGDGAHAPGSGDRQEEARSLLRYFGLREGVEQAFWSRLDTVYFMRHDPDEIAWHTRMLYFQVDATVPVVKARPNQVGDGLQVMVYAPDQLDLFVRLCGFFGRLGYSIADAKIHTTTDGHALDSFVLLDPNGHLNSRDMIALIETGLVERLQAQLPAEQPIAGRLSREVKHFPITPEIVIKPDERKQHHIMHVTAADRPGLLYSVARVLAAHAIRLHTAKITTLGERAEDVFLISGEELDNSTTLIRLEQELLDELAVS; from the coding sequence GTGAACGGTCCGGCCGATTCCGACGCGCTGCGCCAGCTCGCCGGCGCACTGCGCAGCGAACTGGCGGCCAGCCAGCTCGAATTCCGCACCCGTTTCGAACAGGACGGCAACAGCAGCCGCATGCTCGCGGCGCGCGCCCGCGCCGTCGACAACGCGCTGCGCCGCCTGTGGGCAGCGGTCGGCCTGCCGCGCACCGCGGCGCTGATCGCGGTCGGCGGTTACGGCCGCGGCGAGCTGTATCCGGCGTCAGACGTCGATGTGCTCTTCCTGACGCCAAGCGAGGTGTCGGCTGACATCGAGGCCAAGCTCGAACATCTGGTCGGACTGCTGTGGGACATCGGCCTGGACATCGGGCACAGCGTGCGCTCGGTCGCACAGTGCGTCGACGAAGCCTCGCGCGACATCACGGTCGAAACCACACTGCTCGAAGCACGCCTGCTCGCCGGCTCGCGCAAGCTGTTCCGCGAACTGAGCGACACGCTGGAAGCGCAGCGCGACCCGGGCGCCTTCTTCAAGGCCAAGCGGCTGGAGCAGGACGAACGCCATCAGCGCTACCAGGAAACGCCCTACAGCCTCGAACCGAACTGCAAGGAAAGCCCGGGCGGTCTGCGTGACCTGCAGGTGATCCAGTGGATCGCGCGTGCGAGCAAGCTGGGCGCAAGCTGGGCCGAACTGGCCGCCCGCGGCCTGATCACCACCGAGGAAGCGCGCCAGCTGGCGCGTGTCGAACGCTTCATGCGCGACACCCGGGTACGGCTGCACCTGATCGCGCGTCGCCGTGAAGATCGCCTGATCTTCGATCACCAGGAGGCAATGGCCGCCGCCTTCGGTCTGGCCGCGACGCCGACGCGGCGCGCTTCAGAAGTGTTCATGCAGCGCTACTACCGCAGCGCCAAGACCATCACCCAGCTCAACACCATTCTGCTGCAGAACATTTCTGCCGCGCTGTTCCCGGCCGACGAGTCGGCCGTGTTGCCGATCAATGCGCGTTTCCAGTCCAGCCGCGAACTGCTGGACGTGGTCGATGAGCAGGTTTTCGAGCGCGAGCCGAGTGCGCTGCTCGAATGCTTCACGCTGCTGCAGCGGCACAGTGAACTGAAGGGCATGACTGCGCGTACGCTGCGCGGCCTGTGGCGCGCGCGCCGGATGATCGACGCGAAGTTCCGCCGCGACCCGAAGAACCGCGCCCTCTTCCTGTCGCTGTTCCAGCAGACGCGCGGTCTGGTGCATGAAATCCGCCGGATGAACCAGTACGGCATCCTCGGCCGCTACCTGCCCGCCTTCGGCCGCATCGTCGGCCAGATGCAGCACGACCTGTTTCACGTCTACACGGTCGACCAGCACATCCTGCAGGTGATGCGCAACGTACGCCGCTTCACCATGTCGGAACACGCGCACGAATACCCGCTGCTGTCGCGCCTGATCACCGGCTTCGAGCGGCGCTGGCTGCTCTACCTGTCGGCGCTGTTCCACGACATCGCCAAGGGCCGCGGCGGCGACCACTCGCAACTGGGCATGCGCGACGCACGTCTGTTCTGCCGCCAGCACGATCTGAGCCCCGTCGACACCGATCTGGTCGTCTTCCTGGTCGAGCACCACCTGTCGATGTCCTCTGTGGCGCAGAAGCAGGACCTGTCCGACCCGGACGTGATCCGCGACTTCGCACGTGTGGTGAAGAGCGAACGTCGCCTGACCGCGCTCTACATCCTCACCCACGCCGACATCCGCGGCACCAGTCCAAAGGTGTGGAATGCCTGGCGCGGCAAGCTGCTGGAAGATCTCTACTTCTCGACCCTGCGCGTGCTGCAGGGTGACGGCGCCCATGCGCCCGGCAGCGGTGACCGGCAGGAGGAGGCACGCAGCCTGCTGCGCTACTTCGGGCTGCGCGAGGGTGTCGAACAGGCTTTCTGGTCCCGCCTGGACACCGTCTATTTCATGCGCCACGACCCGGACGAGATCGCCTGGCACACGCGCATGCTGTATTTCCAGGTCGATGCGACGGTGCCGGTGGTCAAGGCGCGGCCGAACCAGGTTGGCGACGGCCTCCAGGTAATGGTGTACGCGCCCGACCAGCTCGACCTCTTCGTGCGGCTGTGCGGCTTCTTCGGCCGGCTGGGATACAGCATCGCCGACGCCAAGATTCACACGACGACCGACGGCCACGCGCTCGACAGCTTCGTGCTGCTGGACCCGAACGGCCACCTCAATTCGCGCGACATGATCGCGCTGATCGAGACCGGACTGGTCGAGCGCCTGCAAGCGCAGCTTCCAGCCGAACAGCCGATCGCCGGACGGCTGTCGCGCGAGGTGAAGCATTTCCCGATCACGCCGGAAATCGTCATCAAGCCGGACGAGCGCAAGCAGCACCACATCATGCACGTCACCGCGGCTGACCGTCCCGGCCTGCTCTACTCGGTGGCGCGCGTGCTGGCGGCGCACGCGATCCGCCTGCACACCGCGAAGATCACGACGCTCGGTGAGCGCGCCGAGGACGTGTTCCTGATCTCGGGCGAGGAACTGGACAACAGCACGACCTTGATCCGGCTGGAGCAGGAACTGCTGGACGAACTGGCCGTTTCCTGA
- the map gene encoding type I methionyl aminopeptidase, with the protein MSVTIKTAEEIESMRVACRLASEVLDYIEPHVQPGVTTAELDRLCHEYMVNVQQTIPAPLNYAPPGYSPYPKSICTSVNHVVCHGVPADRALKKGDIVNLDITVIKDGFHGDTSRMFIVGGETTKQAARLCLITYECLWLGISKVKPGARLGDIGHAIQRHAENNGFSVVREFCGHGIGRKFHEEPQVLHYGKPGTGMELKEGMIFTIEPMINAGRAAVSELPDGWTIVTRDRSLSAQWEHTVLVTADGYEVLTVSAGSPPPALSGDTARAA; encoded by the coding sequence ATGAGCGTCACCATCAAGACAGCGGAAGAAATCGAGAGCATGCGCGTTGCGTGCAGACTGGCGTCGGAAGTGCTCGACTACATCGAGCCTCACGTGCAGCCGGGCGTCACCACGGCCGAACTCGACCGCCTGTGCCACGAATACATGGTGAACGTGCAGCAGACCATCCCGGCGCCGCTCAATTACGCACCGCCCGGCTACAGCCCCTACCCGAAGTCGATCTGCACCTCGGTGAACCACGTCGTATGCCACGGCGTGCCGGCCGACCGGGCACTGAAGAAGGGCGACATCGTCAATCTGGACATCACCGTCATCAAGGACGGCTTCCACGGCGACACCAGCCGCATGTTCATCGTCGGCGGCGAGACGACCAAGCAGGCTGCACGCCTCTGCCTGATCACCTACGAATGTCTGTGGCTGGGCATTTCGAAGGTGAAGCCGGGCGCCCGCCTGGGCGACATCGGCCACGCCATCCAGCGCCACGCCGAGAACAACGGCTTTTCCGTCGTGCGCGAATTCTGCGGTCACGGCATCGGCCGGAAATTCCACGAGGAGCCGCAGGTGCTGCACTACGGCAAGCCGGGCACCGGCATGGAATTGAAGGAAGGCATGATCTTCACCATCGAGCCGATGATCAACGCCGGTCGCGCCGCCGTGTCGGAACTGCCGGACGGCTGGACCATCGTCACCCGCGACCGCAGTCTGTCCGCGCAATGGGAACATACGGTGCTGGTCACCGCCGACGGCTACGAGGTGCTGACCGTGTCGGCCGGCAGCCCGCCGCCGGCGCTGAGCGGCGACACTGCCCGGGCCGCCTGA
- the rpsB gene encoding 30S ribosomal protein S2: MSVSMREMLEAGVHFGHQTRFWNPKMAPFIFGHRNKIHIINLEKTVAKYNDAMAFIRRMSANKGTILMVGTKRQAREIVAEEAQRAGVPYVDERWLGGMLTNFKTLKLSVKRLKDLEAMVEDGSMERMPKKEALVLQRELVKLQKSIGGIKDMGGLPDALFVIDVGYHKIAITEANKLGIPVVAVVDTNHSPLGVDYVIPGNDDSSRAIRLYASGVADAILEGRNSAAQDLVAQLKSDDEFVEVEGEGEAQA, encoded by the coding sequence ATGTCCGTATCCATGCGCGAAATGCTGGAAGCGGGTGTCCATTTCGGACACCAGACCCGCTTCTGGAACCCCAAGATGGCCCCCTTCATTTTCGGCCATCGCAACAAGATTCACATCATCAACCTGGAAAAGACCGTCGCCAAGTACAACGACGCGATGGCCTTCATCCGCCGCATGTCCGCCAACAAGGGCACCATCCTGATGGTCGGTACCAAGCGCCAGGCCCGCGAAATCGTGGCCGAAGAGGCGCAGCGCGCTGGCGTGCCCTATGTCGATGAGCGCTGGCTCGGCGGCATGCTGACCAACTTCAAGACGCTGAAGCTGTCGGTCAAGCGCCTGAAGGACCTGGAAGCCATGGTCGAAGACGGCTCGATGGAACGCATGCCGAAGAAGGAAGCTCTGGTGCTGCAGCGCGAGCTGGTCAAGCTGCAGAAGAGCATCGGCGGCATCAAGGACATGGGCGGCCTGCCGGATGCGCTGTTCGTGATCGATGTCGGCTACCACAAGATCGCCATCACCGAAGCCAACAAGCTGGGCATCCCGGTCGTGGCCGTGGTCGATACCAACCACTCGCCGCTGGGCGTTGATTACGTCATTCCGGGCAATGACGATTCGAGCCGCGCCATCCGTCTGTACGCCTCCGGCGTGGCCGATGCGATCCTGGAAGGCCGCAACAGCGCCGCCCAGGACCTGGTTGCGCAGCTGAAGTCCGACGACGAATTCGTCGAGGTCGAAGGCGAAGGCGAAGCCCAGGCCTGA
- the tsf gene encoding translation elongation factor Ts, with translation MAEITAGMVKELREKTDAPMMECKKALTEAGGDLAKAEEILRVKLGNKASKAAARVTAEGVVGLFLSADGKTAAMVEVNCETDFVAKNDDFLALVNGAAKLVADSNPADVAALSVLPFGEGTIESTRAALVGKIGENMSIRRFVRVQAEGKVASYVHGGSKIGVLVDVVGGDDAMAKDLAMHIAASKPKSLDSTGVSADLIEAERRVAIEKAREAGKPEEMIAKIAEGSVQKYLKEVTLLGQVFVKAEDGKQTIEQLLKAKSAKIASFTLYVVGEGIEKKTTDFAAEVAAQAAAAAAAKA, from the coding sequence ATGGCGGAAATCACCGCAGGTATGGTCAAGGAGCTGCGCGAAAAGACCGACGCTCCGATGATGGAATGCAAGAAGGCGCTGACCGAAGCGGGCGGCGACCTGGCCAAGGCCGAAGAAATCCTCCGCGTGAAGCTGGGCAACAAGGCGAGCAAGGCCGCCGCCCGCGTGACCGCCGAGGGTGTGGTGGGTCTGTTCCTGTCGGCCGACGGCAAGACTGCCGCCATGGTCGAAGTGAACTGCGAAACCGACTTCGTGGCCAAGAACGACGACTTCCTGGCGCTGGTCAATGGCGCTGCCAAGCTGGTCGCCGATAGCAACCCGGCTGACGTGGCCGCGCTGTCGGTACTGCCGTTCGGCGAAGGCACCATCGAATCGACCCGCGCCGCACTGGTCGGCAAGATCGGCGAGAACATGTCGATCCGCCGCTTCGTGCGCGTGCAGGCCGAAGGCAAGGTTGCCAGCTACGTCCACGGCGGTTCGAAGATCGGCGTGCTGGTCGATGTCGTCGGCGGTGACGACGCGATGGCCAAGGATCTGGCGATGCACATCGCCGCGTCGAAGCCGAAGTCGCTGGATTCGACCGGCGTGTCGGCCGACCTGATCGAAGCCGAACGTCGCGTTGCGATCGAGAAGGCGCGCGAAGCCGGCAAGCCGGAAGAGATGATCGCCAAGATCGCCGAAGGCTCGGTGCAGAAGTACCTGAAGGAAGTCACCCTGCTGGGTCAGGTCTTCGTCAAGGCCGAGGACGGCAAGCAGACCATCGAGCAGCTGCTGAAGGCGAAGTCTGCAAAGATCGCCTCCTTCACGCTGTACGTGGTCGGCGAAGGCATCGAGAAGAAGACCACCGACTTCGCAGCCGAAGTCGCCGCCCAGGCTGCCGCAGCAGCGGCCGCCAAGGCCTGA
- the pyrH gene encoding UMP kinase: MTVAYRRILLKLSGEALMGDDDYGISRDMLARIVAEVAEIRALGVEVGVVIGGGNIFRGVAGGAAGMDRATADYMGMLATVMNALALGDAMRQAGVAARVQSALSIEPVVEFYIRGKAIRYLEEGKVVIFAAGTGNPFFTTDTAAALRGREIEAEIVLKATKVDGVYSADPMKDTSATRYDRISFDEAISRDLKVMDATALALCRDQQLPIKVFSIFKAGALKRVVMGEDEGTLVHI; the protein is encoded by the coding sequence ATGACTGTTGCCTATCGCCGCATCCTTCTGAAGCTGTCGGGCGAAGCCCTCATGGGCGACGACGACTACGGCATCAGCCGCGACATGCTTGCACGCATCGTCGCTGAAGTTGCCGAAATCCGCGCCTTGGGCGTGGAAGTGGGCGTCGTGATCGGCGGAGGCAACATCTTCCGCGGCGTGGCGGGCGGCGCGGCCGGTATGGACCGCGCCACCGCCGACTACATGGGCATGCTGGCGACCGTGATGAACGCGCTGGCGCTGGGCGACGCGATGCGTCAGGCCGGCGTCGCCGCGCGCGTGCAGTCGGCGCTCAGCATCGAGCCCGTGGTCGAGTTCTATATCCGCGGCAAGGCGATCCGCTACCTCGAAGAGGGCAAGGTCGTCATTTTCGCCGCAGGTACCGGCAATCCCTTCTTCACCACAGACACCGCGGCTGCGCTGCGCGGTCGCGAGATCGAAGCCGAAATCGTGCTGAAGGCGACCAAGGTCGATGGCGTGTACAGCGCGGATCCGATGAAGGATACGAGCGCCACGCGCTACGACCGCATCAGCTTCGACGAGGCCATCAGCCGCGACCTGAAGGTGATGGACGCCACCGCGCTCGCGCTGTGCCGCGACCAGCAACTGCCGATCAAGGTGTTCAGCATCTTCAAGGCGGGCGCGCTCAAGCGTGTCGTGATGGGCGAAGACGAAGGGACGCTGGTCCATATATAG
- the frr gene encoding ribosome recycling factor has product MIPELKKTTEQKMQKTLESLKTDFGKVRTGRAHTGILDHIQVDYYGSLVPLSQVANVTLIDARAIGVQPWEKKMLSVVEKAIRDSDLGLNPSAMGDIVRVPMPPLTEERRKELIKVVRGEAENARVAVRNLRRDANNALKEAVKEKEISEDDERRAQDDVQKLTDRYIAEVDKQLAQKEQDLMAV; this is encoded by the coding sequence ATGATCCCCGAGTTGAAGAAAACCACCGAACAGAAGATGCAGAAGACGCTGGAGTCGCTGAAGACCGACTTCGGCAAGGTGCGCACCGGTCGTGCGCACACCGGCATCCTCGATCACATCCAGGTCGATTACTACGGCTCGCTGGTGCCGCTGTCGCAGGTCGCCAACGTGACCTTGATCGACGCGCGCGCGATCGGCGTTCAGCCGTGGGAAAAGAAGATGCTGTCGGTCGTCGAGAAGGCGATCCGCGATTCCGACCTCGGTCTGAACCCCTCGGCCATGGGTGATATCGTGCGCGTGCCGATGCCGCCGCTGACCGAAGAGCGCCGCAAGGAGCTGATCAAGGTCGTCCGTGGTGAAGCGGAGAACGCGCGGGTGGCCGTGCGCAATCTGCGTCGCGACGCCAACAACGCGCTGAAGGAAGCCGTCAAGGAAAAGGAAATTTCCGAGGACGACGAGCGCCGCGCGCAGGACGACGTGCAGAAGCTGACCGACCGCTACATCGCCGAGGTCGACAAGCAACTGGCGCAAAAAGAGCAAGACCTGATGGCCGTCTGA